TTGGAAACATTTAAATAGTGGGAATTGTGGAAAAAATTGCAATATTTGCACTTAAATATATTTTCTAATAAATGGAATATTCTTCCCAAATAATAAAAAATCTTGTTGACAGTTTTGTTAGATTCCCCGGTATTGGAAAAAGAACAGCAATAAGAATGGTGCTTCATCTGTTAAAACAAAATGATGATGAGGTAACAACACTGGGAGAATTAATTTTAAAAACCAGAACTGAAATAAAATATTGTAAAATCTGCCATAACTTATCGGATAAAGAAGTTTGTAATATTTGTAGTGATAATTCAAGGGATCATAGTAGTGTTTGTGTTGTTGAAGATTTAAGGGATATTATTGCAATAGAAAACACCAGCCAATTTAATGGCGTTTATCACGTTTTAGGAGGTTTAATTTCTCCAATCGAAGGTGTTAGTCCATCGGAATTAAATATTAATTCCTTAATAAAACGTATTGAAAAGGATGAAATAAAAGAACTTATTTTTGCTCTGAATGCAAATATGGAAGGAGACACAACAATGTTTTATATTTCAAAACAACTTAAAAACAAAAAAATAAAATTATCAGCTATTTCAAGAGGAATCTCAGTTGGTGGTGAACTGGAATTCGCTGATGAAATTACTCTTGGTAGAAGTATTAAAAATCGTACTACATATCATATTTAATAAATGAAGCTTAGCATCGTCATAGTAAATTATAACGTAAAGTATTTTCTGGAGCAATGCCTATTGTCAGTAAAAAAAGCAATTCAGCAAATGGAATTGTCAAATCCTGCTTTTAGTTCCGAAATATTTGTTGTGGATAATAATTCCGTTGACAGCTCTGCTACTATGCTTAAAACAAAATTTCCTTCTGTAATTTCAATTTTTAACAAAAAGAATGTAGGTTTTTCCGTTGCAAACAATCAAGCGATAAAAATAGCAAAAGGGGAATATATTTTATTATTAAATCCTGATACTGTTGTTAATGAAGATTCTTTCCAAAAGATTATTGATTTTATGGACAAAAACCCTAAAGCCGGTGCTTTGGGTGTAAAAATGATTGATGGTTCAGGAAATTTTTTACCTGAATCAAAAAGAGGATTTCCTTCTCCTCGTATTGCTTTTCACAAAATATCAGGATTGTCAAAACTTTTCCCAAAATCAAAAAAATTTGGGCAGTATCATTTAGGATATTTAGATAACAATTCTATAAATGAAGTCGATGTTTTATCAGGTGCATTTTTTTTGTTACGAAAAGAAACTCTTGAAAAGGTAGGATTGCTTGATGAAGGGTTTTTTATGTATGGTGAAGATATTGATCTGTCATACAGAATTCAACTTGCAGGCTATAAAAACTTTTATTTTCCTGAAACGCAAATTATTCACTATAAGGGAGAAAGCACAAAAAACGGAAGTCTCAATTATGTATTTCTTTTTTATAAAGCAATGATAATTTTTGCCAAAAAACATTTTTCTAAAAAGAATGCT
The window above is part of the Bacteroidota bacterium genome. Proteins encoded here:
- the recR gene encoding recombination mediator RecR — encoded protein: MEYSSQIIKNLVDSFVRFPGIGKRTAIRMVLHLLKQNDDEVTTLGELILKTRTEIKYCKICHNLSDKEVCNICSDNSRDHSSVCVVEDLRDIIAIENTSQFNGVYHVLGGLISPIEGVSPSELNINSLIKRIEKDEIKELIFALNANMEGDTTMFYISKQLKNKKIKLSAISRGISVGGELEFADEITLGRSIKNRTTYHI